From Micromonas commoda chromosome 3, complete sequence, a single genomic window includes:
- a CDS encoding predicted protein, whose amino-acid sequence MWTPGHGPELRRARPTCGVDDVDEARFNPLCRRARGVEDDSDPSESDTGFDDDDDDSHSSECDLVENVRQARLNALRRRRDDREEIRRQNETLDRIHRARHAEREMAKELSSMRFEAERRHTLAWGDDAEVRDRERAAERAAEAIGDAMDEEELIESTQRGAGGDGGVARAAEEAHAWATHDEAWAAFEASVRDGARVRTRDVPWPPGHDRGGDGGGGGTLLASLARCELVERGGGGGAGSCRGGSEDKRLAAFRRAFKRASLRWHPDKFEGKFGGALCDDVCGDDDDGMVRTGGTGGTGGEGRGETHAQHIRRRVRCIAQEINDAWSAIVAFAQRRNYLILSLWANVPIDFKARWIAIAVWIEEIGFQFFGLDSREPFAGYFPFTADSLYDGDAGIDPHCLSLIA is encoded by the exons ATGTGGACCCCGGGCCACGGGCCGGAGCTCCGGCGGGCTCGGCCGACgtgcggcgtcgacgacgtggacgaggcgagaTTCAATCCGCTgtgccgacgcgcccgcggcgtggaaGACGACTCGGATCCGTCCGAATCCGACACGGgattcgacgacgacgacgacgacagccACAGTAGCGAGTGCGATCTGGTGGAGAACGTCCGCCAGGCGCGACTCAACGCcctgcgccggcggcgagacgacCGGGAGGAGATCCGGCGCCAGAACGAAACCCTGGACCGCATCCACCGAGCGCGTCACGCCGAGCGGGAGATGGCGAAGGAGCTCTCGTCGATGCGGTTCGAAGCCGAGCGCAGGCACACGCTCGCGTggggagacgacgccgaggtcagGGACagggagcgcgccgcggagagggccgcggaggccatcggcgacgccatggacgaggaggaactCATCGAGTCGACACAACGCGGAGccggaggagacggaggagtcgcacgcgccgccgaggaggcccaCGCGTGGGCCACGCACGACgaggcgtgggcggcgtTCGAAGCgagcgtccgcgacggcgcgagggtgaggaCGCGCGACGTGCCGTGGCCCCCGGGtcacgatcgcggcggcgacggcggcggcggtgggactCTGCTGGCGTCGCTGGCGCGatgcgagctcgtcgagagAGGAGGGGGCGGGGGTGCGGGTTCATGCCGGGGCGGGTCCGAGGACAagaggctcgccgcgttcagaCGTGCGTTCaagcgcgcgtcgctgcgATGGCACCCGGACAAGTTCGAGGGTaagttcggcggcgcgctctgCGACGATGTGTgtggcgacgatgatgacgGGATGGTCAggacgggcgggacgggcgggacgggcggggaAGGACGGGGGGAGACGCACGCGCAGCACATCAGGCGCAGGGTGCGGTGCATCGCGCAGGAGATCAACGATGCGTGGAGCGCCATCGTTGC GTTTGCGCAGAGGCGGAATTATCTGATTCTATCTCTTTGGGCGAACGTTCCCATCGATTTCAAGGCGCGGTGGATAGCGATCGCAGTCTGGATTGAAGAAATTGGATTTCAATTTTTCGGGTTAGATTCTCGTGAACCTTTCGCGGGATATTTCCCATTCACAGCTGACAGCCTGTACGATGGAGACGCTGGAATTGATCCACATTGCCTGTCTCTGATCGCATAG
- a CDS encoding cysteine hydrolase (Cysteine hydrolases; This family contains amidohydrolases, like CSHase (N-carbamoylsarcosine amidohydrolase), involved in creatine metabolism and nicotinamidase, converting nicotinamide to nicotinic acid and ammonia in the pyridine nucleotide cycle), which yields MVRRGVEAAKPEALIAEAQVACFHDREFPVSSSDTALVLIDMQTDFLSKDGRLGKNYSDPRVKQLAATEAKVATLLAAARRAGMTVAHSRSHRYGADVRRDLCVPTIDPTYDLVDSCRPLPGEIVVDKWTFGAFASTDLETQLRRRGVRRILLAGILTNVCIMATAVQAVDRFFRVCLVEDACGAFDARWHQHAVELINGPQTLKENHHNSVGLYFGEVAKLSDVETALAKCGGGAAV from the coding sequence ATGGTTcgacggggcgtcgaggctgcgaagcccgaggcgctcatcgccgaggcgcaggtGGCGTGTTTCCACGACCGCGAGTTCCCCGTGAGCTCTTCCGACACGGCGCTGGTCCTCATCGACATGCAGACCGACTTCCTCAGCAAAGACGGACGGCTCGGGAAGAACTAcagcgacccgcgcgtcaagcagctcgccgcgacggaggccaAGGTGGcgacgctcctcgccgcggctcgccgcgcgggaatGACCGTCGCGCACAGTCGCTCCCACAGgtacggcgccgacgtcagGCGCGATCTTTGCGTCCCGACGATCGACCCGACCTACGACCTCGTCGATTCGTGCCGCCCGCTCCCGGGCGAGATTGTCGTCGACAAGTGGAccttcggcgcgttcgcgagcaCCGACCTGGAGACGCAGCTGAGGCGAAGGGGCGTGCGCCGGATCCTCCTGGCCGGCATCCTCACCAATGTGTGCATCATGGCCACGGCGGTGCAGGCGGTGGACAGGTTCTTCAGGGTCTGTCTCGTCGAAGACGCGTGCGGGGCGTTTGACGCGAGGTGGCACCAACACGCGGTGGAGCTCATAAACGGACCGCAGACGCTGAAGGAGAACCATCACAACTCCGTCGGGCTGTACTTCGGGGAGGTGGCGAAGCTGAGCGACGTGGAGACCGCGCTGGCCAAgtgcggcggtggcgcggcggtgtgA
- a CDS encoding cytosine deaminase/metal dependent hydrolase (Bacterial cytosine deaminase and related metal-dependent hydrolases. Cytosine deaminases (CDs) catalyze the deamination of cytosine, producing uracil and ammonia), translating into MKTKHVACTTERQYQTQTHSFVRAEISDFGGSCFARSLRPRSRRSVGLFGSKDTCFSFGHEIRFENERKTRLIQWRFLARNDGTVTRHFCQRETGRGVTTVQHNPTSRMLPRKAAVDALKGGEETLVLRRVTVPLACLTDESLRAAADAEGAVSCDVTLAGGTITGVAIHDPTPLPGTGRLDARGSMLWPAFVDAHTHLCKTHAVPRCRNPSGSINDALACEVTDQPRWIEPGDVERRMDFALRSCLHHGTRAVRTHLDGTNAPDAAMRQRIYDVFDAKRAEYESRGIVLQGVANLYLPLYADAPEMAARHAEDAASHAGVVLGAYCGDVSHGEPGATDKHLDALFALALKHGLDVDLHIDENNNPDCCGVRVLCGALERARERGYDGSVVLGHVTSLALQTTEVQAEVVARLAKLAPVHVVCNPFTNLGLQDRRGTAPPIGKLVARDEPRTPLWRGLTLLQELRAANVPVAAASDNVRDWWHPYGDYDPLQVWREAVAMGHLDTAPSEGAWADLVTAAAADAMGVGGGVIAVGEPADLVLFPGARRFSELLARPHHDRVVVRRGKATETKLPDFSELDDLVDGREAVVDTSQDILRGATKKE; encoded by the coding sequence ATGAAGACGAAACACGTGGCCTGTACCACCGAGCGGCAGTACCAAACGCAAACGCACAGTTTTGTTCGGGCGGAGATTTCAGATTTCGGCGGCAGTTGCTTCGCGCGCTCTCTCCgaccccgctcgcgccgaagCGTCGGGCTTTTCGGGTCAAAGGACACGTGTTTCAGTTTCGGACACGAAATTCGGTTTGAAAATGAACGAAAGACGAGGCTTATCCAATGGCGTTTCCTCGCGCGAAACGACGGAACTGTCACGCGCCATTTTTGTCAACGCGAGACCGGGCGGGGCGTAACAACTGTGCAACACAATCCAACTTCGCGGATGCTTCCCAGGAaggccgccgtcgatgccctcAAGGGGGGCGAGGAGACGCTCGTGCTTCGGCGCGTGACCGTCCCACTCGCATGCCTCACCGACGAGTCCctgcgagccgccgccgacgcggagggcgcggtgtCCTGCGACGTgaccctcgccggcggcacgATAACCGGCGTGGCCATCCACGACCCGACGCCCCTGCCGGGCACGGGCCGGCTGGACGCCCGGGGCTCCATGCTGTGGcccgcgttcgtcgacgcgcacaCGCACCTGTGCAAAACGCACGCGGTCCCGCGGTGCCGCAACCCGTCGGGCAGCATcaacgacgcgctggcgtgCGAGGTCACCGATCAGCCGCGCTGGATCGAgccgggcgacgtcgagagGCGGATGGACTTCGCGCTGCGCTCGTGCCTCCACCACGGcacgcgcgccgtgcgcacccacctcgacggcaccaACGCACCGGACGCTGCCATGAGGCAAAGGATATACGACGTCTTCGACGCCAAGCGCGCCGAGTACGAATCGCGCGGGATCGTGTTGCAGGGCGTGGCGAACCTCTACCTGCCGCTGTACGCGGATGCgccggagatggcggcgaggcacgcggaggacgcggcgtcgcacgccggcgtcgtcctcggcgcgtacTGCGGCGACGTGAGCCACGGCGaaccgggcgcgacggacaaGCACCTGgacgcgctcttcgcgctcgcgttgaagcacgggctcgacgtcgacctccACATCGACGAAAACAACAACCCGGATTGTTGCGGCGTTCGCGTGCTGTgcggcgccctcgaacgcgcgcgcgaacgcgggtACGACGGGTCCGTGGTGCTCGGGCACGTCACGTCGCTGGCGCTACAAACGACGGAGGTTCAGGCGGAGGTGGTCGCCAggctcgcgaagctcgcgccCGTGCACGTGGTGTGCAACCCGTTCACCAACCTCGGTTTGCAGGACCGGCggggcacggcgccgcccatcgGGAAGCtcgtggcgcgcgacgaacccCGCACGCCGCTGTGGCGAGGGCTCACCTTGCTCcaggagctccgcgcggcgaacgtgcccgtggcggcggcgagcgataACGTCCGCGACTGGTGGCACCCCTACGGGGATTACGATCCGCTGCAGGTGTGGCGGGAAGCGGTGGCGATGGGTCACCTCGacacggcgccgagcgagggggcgtgggcggatctggtcaccgccgccgccgccgacgcgatgggcgtgggcggcggcgtcatcgcggtGGGAGAGCCCGCGGACCTGGTGCTGTTtcccggcgcgaggaggttcagcgagctgctcgcgaggCCTCACCATGACCGGGTGGTGGTCCGGCGAGGAAAAGCGACGGAGACAAAGTTGCCGGATTtctccgagctcgacgacttGGTagacggacgcgaggcggTCGTCGACACGTCGCAGgacatcctccgcggcgcgacgaagaaggagtga
- a CDS encoding major facilitator superfamily (has sugar_tr domain - sugar (and other) transporters), with amino-acid sequence MMGEELAKWVLLAYGLFMTTLVAGVVYGWQSFRAVFIAEGVLSEGCDANSADVECPSQAKELGLIFACGAWSVQACRMVTGLVRDRYGTRVCVVGVMLTVAVGIVLLAVSPPQSLAMFCVGYFLLGIGAGVQLCMQSISMLFGEYQGAASATLSGAFTLSAVIPLACAEAIQSVARSDGGSASSYADARAGVLTAWCVTVVVFAASAMWLMPRGGEFRESVRYLVGERGGDENNEKTKDDDDKDDKEDRDDEPPRVPPANAPKAANGTRRAPHEGKSAREQLLSLDFILLAAWFTVMLLPTNYFIISVGDQLEGMGDDDGEITRGFQLVWVVSTILSPIAGYSADVVGRGSTMTFAMGCYAASFVMLGFGGDGWGGLSLEAQWLNFVCFNVGRLWVFSMYFVSVGRLFGFRHYGTLAGAGLLLSAMSTPLAVPMHRSGVDGNFGESNLASAMICLGLTPYTVGWAWRREITEEGMRGFPARWGIRREEEAKEEAKEEAGANAV; translated from the coding sequence ATGATGGGAGAGGAGCTCGCGAAATGGGTGCTCCTGGCGTACGGCCTGTTCATGACGACGCTGGTGGCGGGCGTGGTGTACGGTTGGCAGAGCTTCCGCGCCGTCTTCATCGCGGAGGGTGTCCTCAGCGAGGGTTGCGACGCGAACTCGGCGGACGTCGAGTGTCCGAGCcaggcgaaggagctcgggCTCATCttcgcgtgcggcgcgtgGTCCGTGCAGGCGTGCAGGATGGTCACGGGCCTCGTCAGGGATCGATACGGCACCAGAGTCTGCGTCGTCGGGGTGAtgctcaccgtcgccgtcggcatcgtcctcctcgcggtgtCGCCACCGCAGTCCCTCGCGATGTTCTGCGTCGGCTACTTCCTGCTGgggatcggcgccggcgtccagCTATGCATGCAGAGCATATCGATGCTCTTCGGCGAGTAccagggcgccgcgtcggccaCCTTATCCGGAGCGTTCACCCTCTCCGCGGTTATAcccctcgcgtgcgccgaggcTATACAATCCGTCGCGCGAAGCGACGGAGgaagcgcgtcgtcgtacgcggacgcgcgggccgGGGTTCTCACGGCGTGGTGCGTCACCGTGGTggtgttcgcggcgtcggcaatGTGGCTCATGCCGCGAGGCGGGGAGTTTCGGGAGTCGGTTCGatacctcgtcggcgagcgaggcggcgacgagaatAACGAGAAGACGAAGGATGACGATGACAAGGACGACAAGGAGGATCGGGACGAtgaaccgccgcgcgtgccgcccgcgaacgccccgaaggcggcgaacggcACCAGACGCGCGCCCCACGAGGGCAAGTCCGCGAGGGAGCAGCTGCTCTCCCTCGATttcatcctcctcgccgcgtggtTCACGGTGATGCTCCTGCCGACGAATTACTTCATCATCAGCGTGGGCGACCAGCTGGAGGGCatgggggacgacgacggggagatCACCCGGGGGTTTCAGCTCGTTTGGGTCGTCAGCACGATCCTATCCCCCATCGCCGGGTactccgccgacgtcgtcggcagAGGAAGCACGATGACGTTCGCGATGGGTTGCTACGCGGCTTCGTTCGTGATgctcggcttcggcggcgacgggtgggGCGGCTTGTCGCTCGAAGCCCAGTGGCTCAACTTCGTCTGCTTCAACGTGGGGCGGCTGTGGGTGTTCAGCATGTACTTCGTGTCCGTGGGGAGACTCTTCGGCTTCAGGCACTACGGCACgctggcgggcgcggggttgcTGCTCAGCGCCATGtccacgccgctcgcggtgccTATGCACCGTTCGGGGGTCGACGGGAACTTCGGTGAATCCAacctggcgagcgcgatgatATGCCTCGGGCTGACTCCGTACACGGTGGGGTGGGCGTGGAGAAGGGAGATCACGGAGGAGGGCATGCGGGGGTTCCCGGCGAGGTGGGGGATCCGGcgagaggaggaggcgaaggaggaggcgaaggaggaggcgggcgcaAACGCGGTGTGA
- a CDS encoding metal dependent hydrolase (TRZ/ATZ family contains enzymes from the atrazine degradation pathway and related hydrolases. Atrazine, a chlorinated herbizide, can be catabolized by a variety of different bacteria), whose translation MDLTLDNSVGKFSPSPAPPAGPPTLLRGALVPNDASEPGTYTRRDVLIADGVLKRVAPGGTLSLDVDCPPGTIEEDCSERMLVPGFVNGHTHSVEHWARGLIKPLPLEMWVLQLIRHEPRGEEGWAGPESWIKTPAAAIAVSAMHCGVEALLSGTTAIMDHLLCRDIKDVEAAVFAYRALGIRAYIAPMLGDDLEPYVNYVPLARDAQGRNGAICGPAGPAPGCPDCGGLGAHGSFRTEVGERDPAKTEANLALWREAAQKFHDPKNGINIVVGPVTAYSASTELLRGAAEIRKEFGLCGHIHLLETRAQALMARQFLPSGSAVKHLRDTGFLQVPGTTCGHCVWLDDEEIAIMAECDATAVHNPFSNLRLGSGVAPLHKYARLGMNVCLGADGACSSDGQDMLEVAKLANILPCVATPEYRDWPTAHHTALVLGAANGYKGILLEGKPGQVGKGGVLEEGALADLSSWDLTALSMLPRTDPLSLLVQGSRTQAPGAGSALDCAWVNGVRVVQGGSPVNVDVKALREVLRAAQGTYRDPAITDPSTHEKTARAETEYRAAMDLDPAGATGLRPAYEWPEHCVLYPASQN comes from the coding sequence ATGGATCTCACGCTTGACAACTCCGTCGGGAAGTTTTCTccctctcccgcgcctcccgccggGCCCCCGACcctgctgcgcggcgcgctcgtccccaACGACGCCTCCGAGCCCGGGACGTAcacccgtcgcgacgtccttatcgccgacggcgtcctgaagcgcgtcgcgcccggcgggaCCCTCTCGCTGGACGTCGACTGCCCCCCCGGCACGATCGAAGAGGACTGCTCGGAGCGCATGCTCGTCCCGGGCTTCGTCAACGGCCACACGCACAGCGTCGAGCACTGGGCGCGCGGTCTCATCAAACCCCTGCCGCTCGAGATGTGGGTCCTGCAGCTGATCCGCCacgaaccccgcggcgaggagggctGGGCCGGACCGGAGTCCTGGATCAAGACCCcggccgcggccatcgccgtTTCCGCGATGCActgcggcgtcgaggccctCCTCTCGGGCACCACCGCCATCATGGACCACCTCCTCTGCCGCGACATCAAAgacgtcgaagccgccgtctTCGCGTACCGGGCCCTCGGCATCCGCGCGTACATCGCCCCcatgctcggcgacgacctcgaaCCCTACGTCAACTACGTCCCActggcgcgggacgcgcagGGAAGGAACGGCGCCATCTGCGGCCCGGCGGGTCCCGCCCCGGGATGCCCCGACTGCGGCGGGCTCGGAGCGCACGGCTCGTTTCGCACGGAGGTTGGCGAGAGGGACCCGGCCAAGACGGAGGCCAACCTGGCGCTgtggcgcgaggcggcgcaaAAGTTTCACGATCCTAAAAACGGGATCaacatcgtcgtcggacccgtCACCGCGTACAGTGCGAGCACCGAGCTGCTCCGGGGCGCGGCTGAGATTCGGAAAGAGTTTGGGCTGTGCGGGCACATTCACCTGCtcgagacccgcgcgcaggcgctgaTGGCGCGGCAGTTCCTTCCCAGCGGTTCCGCCGTGAAGCACCTGCGCGACACCGGCTTCCTCCAGGTCCCCGGCACCACCTGCGGGCACTGCGTgtggctcgacgacgaggagattGCCATCATGGCCGAgtgcgacgccaccgccgtgcACAACCCGTTCAGCAACCTTCGCCTGGgcagcggcgtcgccccgctccACAAGTACGCCCGACTCGGGATGAACGTgtgcctcggcgccgacggcgcgtgctCCTCCGACGGCCAGGACATGCTCGAGGTGGCCAAGCTCGCCAACATCTTGCCGTGCGTCGCAACCCCGGAGTACCGCGACTGGCCCACCGCGCACCACACCGCCTtggtgctcggcgccgcgaacgggtACAAGGGGATCCTGCTGGAGGGTAAGCCCGGGCAGGTTGGTAAGGGCGGGGTGttggaggagggcgcgctcgcggacctgTCCTCCTGGGACCTCACCGCCCTCTCCATGCTCCCCCGAACCGACCCGCTGAGCCTCCTGGTGCAGGGCAGCCGGACGCAGGCGCCGGGGGCCGGATCCGCGCTGGACTGCGCGTGGGTCAACGGCGTGCGGGTCGTCCAGGGCGGTTCGCCGGTCAACGTCGACGTCAAAGCCCTGCGCGAGGTGCTGCGAGCCGCGCAGGGTACGTACCGGGATCCCGCCATCACCGACCCGAGCACCCACGAGAAGACGGCGAGAGCGGAGACGGAGTACAGGGCGGCGATGGATCTCGACCCGGCGGGTGCGACGGGGCTGAGGCCCGCGTACGAGTGGCCCGAGCACTGCGTGTTGTACCCGGCGTCGCAAAATTGA
- a CDS encoding dioxygenase (PcbC isopenicillin N synthase and related dioxygenases), producing MSPPDADTSAGLSEVDLERSLKASGVGDKAASSYAVPIVDLSNPDETAVADALWDAATTVGFFTVVGHGIDEESIDAQFEASREFFEQDLAVKEAASPFESALNSGFEHMKQVRPSTGLPDVKESLQVTARADAMSGRWPPKPADFEARTRAFMTKSHALAARILTLLEPRACPGQARGTLADAHTLWGPDGQCTLRHLHYPPMSAERVAALPPGSWRAGAHTDWCCVTLLFQRTGEFGLECAANPRTNSTEWAPVDPVPGGVAVNVGDMLSRWSDGRLLSNLHRVRMPAPNPGTGEVPVRYSLAFFMQADKSAMIQCAEQPPITAGDYILGRIRSNFEK from the exons ATGTCTCCTCCCGACGCCGATACCTCCGCGGGGCTCTCCGAGGTGGACCTCGAGCGGTCGCTCAAGG cgagcggcgtcggcgataaGGCCGCGTCATCCTACGCCGTCCCGATCGTCGACCTCTCCAACCCCGACGAGAcggcggtcgccgacgccctctgGGACGCGGCCACCACCGTCGGCTTCTTCACCGTGGTGGGGCacggcatcgacgaggaATCCATCGACGCGCAGTTCGAAGCGTCGCGCGAGTTCTTCGAGCAGGACCTCGCGGTGAAGgaggccgcgtcgccgttcgagTCCGCGCTCAACTCCGGGTTCGAGCACATGAAGCAGGTGCGGCCCAGCACCGGTCTCCCGGACGTCAAGGAGAGCCTGCAGGTCACCGCGAGAGCCGACGCCATGTCCGGGCGATGGCCCCCGAAGCCCGCGGACTTCGAGGCGCGGACCAGGGCGTTCATGACGAAATctcacgcgctcgcggcgaggatcctGACCTTGCTGGAACCGAGGGCGTGCCCCGGGCAAGCGCGCGGCACGCTGGCCGACGCGCACACGCTGTGGGGACCGGACGGGCAGTGCACCTTGCGGCATCTTCACTACCCGCCGATGtccgcggagcgcgtcgcggcgttaCCGCCCGGCAGCTGGAGGGCCGGCGCGCACACGGACTGGTGCTGCGTCACCCTGCTGTTCCAGCGTACCGGCGAGTTTGGGCTGGAGTGCGCCGCGAACCCTCGAACCAATTCAACGGAGTGGGCGCCGGTGGACCCCGTGccggggggcgtcgcggtAAACGTCGGAGACATGCTGAGCCGATGGTCCGACGGCCGCCTCCTGTCGAACCTGCACCGCGTGCGGATGCCGGCGCCAAACCCAGGGACGGGCGAGGTGCCGGTGAGGTACTCGCTCGCGTTCTTCATGCAGGCGGATAAGAGCGCGATGATTCAGTGCGCGGAGCAACCGCCGATCACCGCGGGTGATTACATCCTCGGTCGCATCAGGAGTAACTTCGAGAAATGA
- a CDS encoding major facilitator superfamily (L-type amino acid) translates to MAASLLPTRRWALVMLSCVEVLTATGVMFGWSSLSIALRREGTYAELCDDDRSGCDAQALRLNAVYTAGAFCVPLGGMIWGPLMDVKGAKWTRAVGMCVFSAGCLLFAFADSKTFDAYVPAACLVSIGGMANFLSHFVLAEYFADDHFGLVHSLINCSFDASTVTFTVLELIHREGASTQSLFLAMAALGLVYLALTNETVWAGHLSPPLKKLNTSSAVGGEGNEDGLVGAQSPQYGARLDESGKPFRRQVESRAFIALAVWGLFTVYRTMLVLGSVTEQMLYNADGRDASHAERLVRVFNFLILISVALTPSFGRFIDTHGMAAGLALVNALGVLTFGLLVTRPDWSLYVAFLAFGCFRAWNYSLMTAYSMGVFGGASFGKVYGIGVGTVSCLAAAAQYPTMAIVLGGSNPNFEGLDWAMLGVGVVMFGFPAFVHSRTVEGKETGAAAAAAANAA, encoded by the coding sequence ATGGCCGCCTCGCTCCTCCCCACGAGGCGATGGGCGCTCGTGATGCTCTCGTGCGTCGAGGTTCTGACGGCCACCGGCGTCATGTTCGGGTGGTCCTCGCTGAGCATCGCGCTTCGCAGGGAGGGCACGTACGCCGAGCTCTGCGACGACGATCGATCGGGATgcgacgcgcaggcgctgAGGCTGAACGCCGTGtacaccgcgggcgcgttctgCGTGCCCCTCGGGGGGATGATATGGGGCCCGCTGATGGACGTCAAGGGCGCCAAGTGGACCAGGGCGGTGGGAATGTGCGTCTTCTCCGCGGGTTGCCTCCTGTTCGCCTTTGCCGATTCCAAAACCTTCGACGCGTACGTGCCCGCGGCGTGTCTGGTGTCCATCGGCGGCATGGCCAACTTCCTCTCGCacttcgtcctcgccgagtaCTTCGCCGACGATCACTTCGGGCTGGTGCACTCCCTGATAAACTGCTCGTTCGACGCCTCCACCGTCACGTTCACGGTGCTCGAGCTCATCCACAGGGAGGGCGCGTCCACCCAGTCGCTGTTCCTGgccatggcggcgctcgggctGGTGTACCTCGCGCTCACGAACGAGACGGTGTGGGCCGGACACCTGTCACCGCCTTTAAAGAAGCTTAACACCAGTTCGGCGGTGGGAGGAGAGGGGAACGAAGACGGGTTGGTCGGCGCCCAATCGCCGCAGTACGGGGCGCGACTGGACGAGAGCGGTAAGCCGTTTCGACGGCAGGTGGAATCccgcgcgttcatcgcgctcgccgtctgGGGTTTGTTCACGGTCTACCGCACGATGCTGGTGCTCGGTTCCGTCACGGAGCAGATGCTATACAACGCggacgggcgggacgcgtcgcacgccgaGAGGCTCGTGCGGGTCTTCAACTTTTTGATCCTCATCAGCGTCGCCCTCACGCCGTCTTTCGGGCGGTTCATAGACACCCACGGAATGgccgccgggctcgcgctggtcaacgcgctcggcgtgttGACCTTCGGGCTCCTGGTGACCCGCCCCGACTGGTCCCTGTACGTCGCCTTCCTGGCCTTTGGCTGCTTCCGCGCGTGGAACTATTCGCTGATGACGGCGTACTCCATGGGGGTCTTCGGGGGCGCGTCCTTCGGCAAGGTTTACGGCATAGGCGTGGGCACGGTGTCGTGcctggcggccgcggcgcagtaCCCAACGATGGCGATCGTCCTCGGGGGATCGAACCCGAACTTCGAGGGGTTGGACTGGGCGATgctgggcgtcggcgtcgtcatgtTTGGCTTCCCGGCGTTTGTGCACTCCCGCACAGTCGAGGGTAAAGAgaccggagccgccgccgccgccgccgccaacgccgcgtgA
- a CDS encoding hypothetical protein (semiconserved uncharacterized protein cupA53), translating into MGEVTNRATTAAIAVGAAAALGLSYLAHGWYRSRRSPRVLVLVSGTLQDGFPLRRNLDAPGAPAEFVGWALVRGVKMYLDPKPRGCREWVDPESGERQRVNPALVCTGDPKDANVYACYAVSEGACLRALLGEPRMLGMTPDTALVDLRAEETSRALASFLAGQARRWWENSTPAFGDVAVTERGTLDEGRVAMLTVVAHRVPHGAVPVEPAYVKDDGTRVTSFAPCLKRFGGGFELGTRAHELGLEEAIRKWQRRMDPGDGTRGDSLYGAAPETFRMNYAVTAGEVARTFSSKRVAA; encoded by the exons ATGGGGGAAGTGACGAACCGCgccacgaccgcggcgatcgccgtcggggcggccgccgccctcggcctCTCCTACCTGGCGCACGGCTGGTACAGATCGCGCCGATCGCCCCGCGTTCTCGTGCTCGTCAGCGGCACCCTGCAGGACGGGTTCCCCCTGCGTCGCAACCtggacgcgccgggggcgcccgcCGAGTTTGTGGGGTGGGCGCTCGTCCGAGGGGTGAAGATGTACCTCGACCCGAAGCCGCGCGGATGCCGAGAGTGGGTCGACCCGGAGAGCGGGGAGAGGCAGAGGGTGAATCCGGCGCTCGTGTGCACAG GCGACCCGAAGGACGCCAACGTGTACGCGTGCTACGCCGTGTCCGAGGGCGCgtgcctccgcgcgctgctgGGCGAGCCGAGGATGCTGGGAATGACCCCGgacaccgcgctcgtcgacctccgcgccgaggaaacctctcgcgcgctcgcgtcgttcctCGCGGGGCAGGCGAGGCGGTGGTGGGAAAATTCCACCCCCGCattcggcgacgtcgcggtcaCGGAACGCGGAACGCTGGACGAAGGTCGAGTCGCGATGCTCACGGTGGTGGCACACAGGGTAccccacggcgccgtcccggTCGAGCCCGCGTACGTCAAGGACGACGGCACCAGGGTGACCTCCTTCGCGCCGTGTCTGAAgcgcttcggcggcgggttcgagtTGGGAACGAGGGCGCACGAGCTCgggctggaggaggcgattCGGAAGTGGCAGCGAAGGATGGACCCAGGGGACGGAACCCGCGGTGACTCGCTGtacggggcggcgccggagacgttCAGGATGAACtacgccgtcaccgccggggaGGTGGCGCGGACTTTCTCGTCAAAGAGGGTGGCGGCGTGA